A window from Malassezia restricta chromosome I, complete sequence encodes these proteins:
- a CDS encoding mitochondrial import inner membrane translocase subunit TIM17, which yields MLGEHTPAAGHDNMRDPCPWVILNDFGGAFSMGCIGGAIWHGIKGARNSPRGERMLGSISAIKSRAPVLGGNFGIWGGLFQSYDCAIISIRQKEDPWNAILAGFCTGSTLAIRSGPKTAFGAGIMCGILLGVFEGVGAGINSAMANYNKPVAPVIPDAPLGAPSGGVSLTQ from the coding sequence ATGTTAGGCGAGCACAcacctgctgctgggcaCGATAATATGCGTGACCCATGCCCGTGGGTCATCTTGAATGACTTTGGTGGTGCCTTTTCCATGGGCTGCATCGGTGGTGCCATCTGGCATGGTATAAAAGGCGCTCGTAACTCACCGCGCGGTGAACGAATGCTTGGATCCATTTCAGCCATCAAGTCTCGTGCTCCAGTACTTGGTGGTAACTTTGGTATTTGGGGTGGTCTGTTTCAAAGCTACGACTGTGCTATTATATCCATTCGGCAAAAGGAGGACCCGTGGAACGCGATTCTCGCAGGATTCTGCACCGGCTCTACTCTCGCTATTCGTAGCGGACCAAAGACTGCATTTGGTGCAGGTATTATGTGTGGTATCTTGTTGGGTGTCTTCGAGGGTGTCGGTGCAGGCATTAATAGTGCCATGGCGAATTACAACAAGCCGGTGGCGCCCGTGATTCCAGATGCCCCACTGGGTGCACCATCAGGTGGTGTTTCATTGACCCAGTAA
- a CDS encoding beclin — MRLDESITKASDEQLQSLCNAENDPAQLSEEHFAHWDIPVEIKKAFVERAKQDEPALAASDRYADVFSSLESNSKSDTLYARYPLCHECAVTIIATMELDLLCTFHERDKLALLERELERLALIKGDMEMSSDDRMRWNRDQNRLECDLEKMHRACEETRAAMRKLDEEKEHVLHMLNDMDAQSTSLLKEEEAMWHAWNEQVAEFEQLACEKERLDANLAEESRILSNLANSNAYTDAFSIEKDAYGMGVINGLRLGRFSASRPPQDQVTWTEVNVAWGQLALLFNLLCRKLGYESPTHKVHARGAQSTVERLAPEHAEYELHATSEWHVGRLFHSRRFDCAMEAFLMSVQDLYMHAKSTMDPALMLPYSIQHGRIGGVSIRLQFNQPASWSLATCRLLECLQHLLSWTLEREARQELSRDL, encoded by the exons ATGCGGCTGGATGAGAGCATAACAAAAGCCAGTGACGAGCAGTTACAATCTTTGTGCAATGCAGAAAATGATCCTGCACAGCTATCAGAAGAGCATTTTGCTCACTGGGATATTCCTGTCGAAATAAAAAAGGCATTTGTAGAACGCGCCAAGCAAGATGAACCTGCGCTTGCCGCATCTGACAGATATGCGGACGTGTTCTCATCATTAGAGTCAAACTCAAAATCAGATACCCTGTATGCACGATACCCCCTTTGTCACGAATGTGCCGTCACTATTATTGCGACTATGGAGCTAGATCTCTTGTGTACATTTCACGAACGTGACAAACTCGCTTTGTTAGAACGCGAGCTAGAACGTCTCGCTCTTATCAAAGGAGATATGGAAATGTCAAGTGACGACAGAATGCGATGGAATCGCGACCAAAACCGGCTCGAGTGCGATCTAGAGAAAATGCACCGTGCGTGCGAAGAAACACGTGCGGCAATGCGTAAGTTGGATGAAGAGAAGGAGCACGTTCTGCATATGTTGAATGACATGGATGCACAGTCGACTTCCCTGCTgaaagaagaagaggcTATGTGGCACGCGTGGAATGAACAAGTGGCTGAGttcgagcagctcgctTGTGAAAAAGAACGGTTAGATGCGAACCTAGCTGAGGAATCTCGAATTTTGTCCAACTTGGCCAACTCGAATGCGTATACGGATGCATTCTCTATTGAGAAAGATGCGTATGGTATGGGTGTGATTAATGGACTCCGCTTGGGTCGATTTAGTGCATCTAGACCTCCTCAAGACCAAGTGACGTGGACGGAAGTGAACGTGGCGTGGGGCCAACTGGCACTTCTTTTCAACCTGCTGTGTCGTAAACTTGGATATGAAAGTCCTACGCATAAGGTCCACGCTCGAGGTGCACAAAGCACCGTGGAGCGACTAGCGCCTGAACATGCTGAGTATGAATTGCATGCGACGAGTGAATGGCATGTTGGGCGCTTATTTCATTCTCGCAGGTTTGACTGTGCTATGGAGGCTTTTTTAATGTCTGTGCAGGACTTATATATGCACGCAAAGTCTACTATGGATCCTGCGCTAATGTTGCCATACTC TATTCAACACGGTCGGATCGGTGGCGTGAGTATCCGCTTGCAATTTAATCAGCCGGCCTCTTGGTCACTTGCAACTTGTCGGCTCCTCGAATG CCTTCAACACCTCCTCAGCTGGACGTTggagcgcgaagcgcgtCAGGAACTGTCACGTGATCTATAG
- a CDS encoding diphthamide biosynthesis protein 2, with product MATAFSTADAAIIEHQVELDQDAVQATASASGRDLLALYDIDATAHRLVLTKEGAQRQPPLQRVALQFPDEALIDAVPVYHALNHALAALTKTPPTLYILADTSYGSCCVDQVTASHVQAEAVVHYGHTCLSPTSHMPTLYVFPKLAADIDDTTQGLLRAAEKLSSDPKAVILTYDVAYTHLMEHVYTKMLQQWKHRAPLVLTHMDVNQRFDAMCTENAHARAARESSESSQGCQSCGACTRCTSDKRDGPANTSSMEPTSSLLGMRQMHLPPGTSLHDTAALYLGPESRALTHLLLTLGPQYDMASYDPKTQAVRTETGKTNRLLMRRYATIQKARDASVVGLVVGTLGIHAYLPLLKELRRILTSRGSRRKVYTISVGKLNPTKLANFLEIDVFVLVACPENSLLDTRDFMRPVVTPWEMMLAVQARGGQEVPWTGAYVLDFANVMRDASHMDTESAQDSDEDEQPHYSFATGTYVTRTKYGTSSSGSETDTTSRALERLSLQPHEVAVRDPQSGQMLKVLDSASLAHRSQRTWQGLDPNEGAPHAAVLEQGMAGFAQRYTNADGTPEGQACHDAS from the coding sequence ATGGCGACCGCGTTCAGCACGGCAGACGCCGCAATCATTGAGCACCAAGTCGAGCTGGACCAAGATGCTGTACAAGCTACAGCCTCTGCGTCAGGGCGAGATTTGCTTGCTCTTTATGATATTGATGCTACCGCACACCGACTCGTGTTGACAAAGGAGGGCGCCCAGAGGCAGCCGCCTCTCCAACGCGTGGCACTTCAGTTCCCCGATGAGGCACTCATTGATGCCGTACCTGTATACCATGCGCTGAACCACGCCCTTGCTGCCCTTACAAAAACGCCGCCCACGCTGTATATTCTTGCAGACACCAGTTATGGAAGCTGTTGTGTGGACCAAGTCACAGCGTCGCACGTCCAGGCGgaggccgtcgtgcacTATGGCCACACATGCCTGAGCCCGACGTCCCACATGCCCACCCTGTATGTTTTTCCCAAGCTTGCCGCGGATATCGACGATACCACACAGGGTCTCTTGCGAGCAGCCGAGAAGCTGTCCTCGGATCCCAAAGCGGTGATTCTTACGTACGACGTGGCCTATACCCATCTTATGGAGCATGTATATACCAAAATGCTGCAGCAATGGAAGCATCGAGCACCCCTTGTTCTAACCCACATGGACGTGAATCAGCGATTCGATGCCATGTGCACAGAGAATGCtcacgcacgagccgcgcgtGAGTCGTCGGAATCGTCACAGGGATGCCAGTCTTGTGGCGCCTGCACACGATGCACCTCTGACAAAAGAGATGGACCCGCGAACACTTCGTCTATGGAGCCGACCTCATCATTGCTGGGTATGCGCCAAATGCACCTGCCACCAGGTACCTCGCTCCACGACACGGCCGCTTTGTACCTAGGCCCTGAATCACGCGCACTTACGCACCTCCTTCTCACACTTGGACCACAGTAcgacatggcatcgtaTGATCCCAAGACGCAAGCTGTGCGCACTGAGACGGGCAAGACAAATCGACTTCTTATGCGCCGCTACGCGACGATTCAAAAAGCGCGCGATGCCTCCGTCGTAGGCCTTGTGGTAGGAACACTTGGCATCCATGCATACCTCCCGCTCCTCAAAGAGCTTCGTCGCATCCTAACATCGCGGGGATCACGACGTAAAGTGTACACCATCAGTGTCGGCAAACTGAATCCAACCAAACTGGCCAACTTTTTGGAGATTGATGTATTTGTCCTTGTGGCATGCCCCGAAAACTCGCTGCTGGATACGCGCGACTTCATGCGCCCCGTCGTGACGCCTTGGGAAATGATGCTGGCTGTGCAGGCGCGTGGCGGCCAAGAAGTTCCGTGGACGGGGGCCTACGTTCTCGACTTTGCGAATGTcatgcgcgacgcgtcccaCATGGATACGGAATCCGCACAGGACAgtgacgaagacgagcaGCCACACTATTCGTTCGCCACCGGCACCTACGTCACACGCACTAAATACGGTACGTCTTCGTCGGGTAGTGAGACCGACACGACATCTCGCGCTCTAGAGCGCTTGTCTCTTCAGCCTCACGAAGTGGCCGTGCGAGATCCGCAGTCGGGTCAGATGCTCAAGGTGCTGGACAGTGCTtcgctcgcgcatcgctctcAACGTACATGGCAGGGACTCGATCCTAACGAAGGTGCACCCCACGCAGCCGTGCTCGAACAGGGCATGGCCGGCTTCGCTCAACGCTATACCAATGCTGACGGCACACCCGAGGGCCAGGCGTGCCATGATGCCTCGTAG
- a CDS encoding F-type H+-transporting ATPase subunit delta, giving the protein MVFALASRALRTPAARPLLSQLAGARRGYAEAVSEQLKLSFVLPHSALYNNQEVTQVNIPAVSGDIGILAAHVPTVEQIRPGLLEVIESTGTSKKFFVSSGFAAIHPNNHLTVNAIEAYSLDQFSPEAVRQGLSDAERVLSGNGSDEEKAAAEIEVEVFTALQSALSQQ; this is encoded by the exons ATGGTGTTTGCCCTAGCTTCGCGCGCACTCCGTACCCCCGCCGCTCGTCCGCTTCTTTCGCAGCTGGCTGGTGCACGCCGTGGATATGCTGAGGCTGTgagcgagcagctcaagctgAGCTTTGTCCTGCCGCACTCAGCTTTGTACAACAACCAGGAAGTGACGCAAGTCAACATCCCCGCCGTTTCGGGTGACATAGGTATCCTGGCTGCACACGTTCCCACCGTTGAGCAGATCCGGCCTGGTCTGCTCGAGGTCATTGAGTCGACGGGCACTAGCAAGAAGTTCTTTG TCTCGAGCGGCTTTGCTGCAATCCACCCTAACAACCACCTTACGGTGAATGCCATTGAGGCCTATTCGCTGGACCAGTTCTCGCCAGAA GCTGTTCGCCAGGGCTTGTCGGACGCTGAGCGTGTGTTGTCAGGCAACGGCTCAGACGAAGAGAAGGCCGCCGCCGAAATTGAAGTCGAGGTGTTCACGGCACTTCAGTCGGCTCTGTCGCAGCAGTAG
- a CDS encoding tyrosyl-tRNA synthetase: MLLGPCRCVHPAAMSAQRALARLFSSRSVVDVLESRGMVHAMTSRALKEHLSTTDDLGHHVSRTIYTGVDPSAASLHVGNLLPLVALLHCAMHGHKALVLIGGATGAIGDPSGRQSERSALASDQLKRNVDNIRAQMYQFFRNAAAYLARRNVLCAKPHDFISKGCHAQDEPLFQDTLDVQLINNLDWFRHIHFLDFLSSVGRFARVNDMLARDSVKSRLTSQNGATTSGLSFTEFSYQLMQAYDFSHLHDKKACSVQLGGSDQMGNIMAGIDLIRRQRAEQEKGAANDPSMRADPAYGLTLPLLTTASGAKFGKSAGNAVWVSRSMLSDLDFYQYFVRSSDADVERYLLSLTLMSHEEIAQVMAQHAEDKSKRFAQTRLADEMTELVRGHEACQRAQLATKLLFNTDVQGLTLDQVAFAFQDDPRLVYLDEEPSGIAALAADIGLLPSRSEARRLVQKGGGLYVNGVQVTDVHAKLERQHMIQDRIIVMRAGKSNHKIVVCPPVA; this comes from the exons ATGCTTCTGGGACCTTGCCGCTGCGTGCACCCGGCAGCCATGAGCGCGCAACGAGCGCTGGCTCGCCTTTTTTCGTCACGTTCTGTAGTGGACGTGCTCGAGTCGCGTGGCATGGTCCACGCGATGACATCGCGAGCTCTGAAGGAGCATTTGTCAACGACAGATGACTTAGGTCACCATGTATCACGAACTATTTATACGGGTGTGGATCCCAGCGCTGCAAGCTTACATGTTGGTAATTTGCTCCCCCTTGTCGCCTTGCTTCATTGTGCGATGCATGGACACAAAGCTCTTGTCTTG ATCGGTGGCGCTACGGGAGCCATTGGCGATCCATCAGGACGCCAGTCAGAACGCTCTGCATTGGCATCAGATCAACTGAAAAGAAATGTGGATAATATTCGCGCTCAGATGTATCAATTCTTTCGTAACGCGGCTGCGTATCTAGCACGGCGCAACGTTCTTTGTGCGAAGCCGCACGATTTCATATCAAAGGGATGCCATGCTCAAGATGAGCCTTTGTTTCAGGATACACTTGATGTTCAATTGATAAACAATCTTGACTGGTTCCGCCATATTCACTTTCTTGATTTCCTATCCAGTGTAGGTCGTTTTGCTCGTGTGAATGATATGCTGGCTCGTGATAGCGTCAAATCACGTCTTACTTCTCAGAATGGCGCTACCACTTCTGGACTTTCATTCACTGAGTTTTCTTATCAGCTGATGCAGGCATACGACTTTAGTCACCTGCACGACAAAAAGGCATGCTCTGTTCAGCTCGGCGGGTCTGATCAGATGGGAAATATCATGGCTGGTATCGATTTAATTCGACGACAACGTGCAGAACAAGAGAAGGGTGCGGCGAACGATCCAAGCATGCGTGCGGATCCAGCGTATGGACTCACATTGCCCCTCTTGACGACAGCCTCAGGTGCCAAGTTTGGCAAGAGTGCAGGCAATGCTGTGTGGGTCTCAAGATCCATGCTTTCGGACCTTGATTTTTACCAGTACTTTGTTCGAAGCTCAGATGCCGACGTGGAGCGCTACCTATTGTCTCTTACTTTGATGAGCCATGAAGAGATTGCGCAGGTCATGGCTCAGCATGCAGAGGACAAATCCAAGCGTTTTGCGCAAACACGTCTAGCTGACGAAATGACTGAGCTTGTACGTGGGCATGAGGCATGTCAACGTGCTCAACTGGCAACCAAGCTGCTCTTTAATACCGACGTGCAAGGACTCACACTTGATCAAGTTGCATTTGCGTTCCAAGATGACCCCCGCTTGGTATACCTGGATGAGGAGCCATCAGGCATTGCGGCATTAGCGGCTGATATTGGACTACTGCCCTCCCGAAGCGAAGCTCGCAGGCTCGTGCAAAAGGGTGGTGGACTTTATGTAAACGGCGTCCAAGTCACAGATGTGCACGCGAAACTGGAAAGGCAACATATGATCCAAGACCGTATCATTGTGATGCGCGCCGGTAAATCAAATCATAAAATCGTTGTATGCCCTCCCGTAGCGTGA
- a CDS encoding MRC1-like domain protein — translation MSQPPVVYGRRRHDADAEISSERSSPSFRLVSPSPALRVKHAGITSVGGDSSYDTSIASGPPPGKSALGSDLETDLESDAEEGAVPSFVSRMRKKQPSPPRLFFSSDDDAAEPNEARFSPRSDERTNRMHRLRALAQQRAAPSSPPEAAEQETAEPPRPLQAADSDVSDIDAPAPAKQPRGLSLKEQREMHSMSARLRRENRATLQRPEPKRYQLSELLHTIEHTTASPAPPNAMHSSDPVESSSTPDARHTHTSPSTQDEASKARLKMKWAWIERQKAAVMPQSEDDESDLEVVSLGVHKPARIHFYGSPRRDERREAADESLAHLSVFPRTPRRKRIASNEYRSPNINAPDSETVPDDQMDAAAHTFGLAAQQQAGTLPSSTSPHRAATVFPPMLGLDELNATVLQKVYAQNAETTAKKSRSQEAPVHEEPTPAPAQAYFQALSPSPAPSPASSPSGSEKENVPISTLERSTQRHASAEPTPLAELPLLDVPNVSDDDHDLGEFFASTQPAGAPIERTGSDTSVLAQFFERGTQEPQLSGSLDIFANERRSGPVGGMTQFFAATPSLSKSQEAMPPPTSKARSGDAFAALRHAEHEQAAAPLSPDMLPSLDPSLAEHGEEIWREAQQAPKNNGILYLNEDGFFTQTKPADTHDSAESDQEPSDTETRVKQSTRRRPDSAFVFGEAEESDEESENGEHGGLAGVFSDKEQASDDEEGSEDDADLSSLLDDESDQDEETKDHAVHQKYLQQRQDDDAAIQALHERATKGLLRHRRRGRGGDEGLADLLDEDADEDELRRRLQAPRFAKKRRCVEGDGMDALAARDDAQAFVKTYNETHTSMEDQNKYEFLHTADESSEEERVSAHTVRAQLLREREQLRSQGGSAPLEENETDSIPLKLSFRQPKSAAIDPVDSEDEGRVLFHSGKIDEASLTQPMLEKRARLLEEYSHEPQWQHTRGGRGQLDRRRRSSSSKYSNSQSTPPSHHLSTTSSAPSVLQHHLLRREARFP, via the coding sequence ATGTCGCAGCCGCCAGTGGTATATGGTCGGCGCCGACATGATGCGGATGCAGAGATTTCTTCGGAGCGAAGCTCACCGTCATTCCGTCTAGTTTCACCGTCCCCTGCACTACGTGTCAAGCATGCGGGTATCACGAGCGTTGGCGGAGATTCCAGCTATGACACCAGCATTGCCTCTGGGCCGCCCCCAGGTAAAAGTGCGTTGGGATCCGATCTTGAAACGGATCTTGAGTCTGATGCAGAAGAAGGTGCTGTCCCCTCGTTTGTAtcgcgcatgcgcaagAAGCAGCCATCTCCTCCGCGACTCTTTTTCTCGTCGGATGACGACGCGGCAGAGCCGAACGAGGCACGCTTTTCGCCGCGTTCTGATGAGCGCACGAATCGAATGCATAGACTACGTGCACTAGCAcagcagcgtgccgccCCCAGCTCACCCCCCGAAGCCGCCGAACAAGAAACGGCAGAGCCACCTCGTCCCTTGCAGGCAGCCGACAGCGACGTGTCAGATATTgatgcgccagcaccagccAAACAACCGCGTGGACTCTCACTCAAAGAGCAGCGGGAAATGCACAGCATGTCGGCTCGCCTTCGTCGTGAAAATCGCGCGACGTTACAGCGTCCTGAGCCTAAGCGGTACCAACTTTCAGAACTACTGCATACCATTGAGCACACGACAGCGTCCCCAGCACCACCTAATGCCATGCACAGCTCAGATCCTGTCGAGTCATCATCCACACCtgacgcgcggcacacgcatACGTCGCCTTCTACGCAGGATGAAGCGAGCAAGGCACGCTTGAAAATGAAATGGGCTTGGATCGAGCGGCAAAAGGCAGCAGTCATGCCCCAAAGCGAAGACGATGAAAGCGATCTTGAGGTGGTTTCGCTTGGCGTACACAAGCCAGCACGCATTCATTTCTACGGCTCTCCTCGTCGGGACGAGCGTCGTGAAGCTGCTGACGAGTCGCTAGCTCACCTTTCCGTGTTCCCACGCACACCGCGTCGGAAGCGCATCGCCTCGAACGAATACCGCTCGCCTAATATAAACGCTCCAGACTCGGAGACTGTTCCTGACGACCAAATGGATGCGGCCGCCCACACCTTTGGTCTCGCCGCGCAGCAACAGGCAGGCACTCTtccatccagcacgagtCCACATCGTGCTGCTACCGTCTTTCCACCGATGCTGGGTTTAGATGAACTCAACGCCACTGTGCTTCAGAAAGTGTACGCACAGAACGCCGAAACAACCGCCAAAAAGAGCCGTTCACAAGAGGCACCCGTGCATGAAGAGCCAACACCTGCACCAGCCCAGGCCTACTTCCAAGCACTGTCACCGTCGCCCGCCCCAAGTCCCGCATCCAGTCCAAGCGGATCAGAGAAGGAAAACGTCCCCATCTCGACACTCGAGCGCTCAACGCAGCGACACGCATCCGCCGAGCCCACACCGCTCGCAGAGCTGCCCTTGCTGGACGTCCCGAACGTGTCAGACGACGATCATGATCTCGGTGAGTTTTTCGCATCCACACAACCGGCTGGTGCCCCGATAGAGCGTACAGGCTCCGATACGTCGGTCTTGGCCCAGTTTTTTGAACGCGGCACACAAGAGCCCCAACTCAGCGGCTCCCTCGACATTTTCGCCAACGAGCGTCGTTCTGGACCCGTGGGAGGTATGACACAGTTCTTTGCGGCTACGCCATCGCTTTCCAAGAGCCAGGAAGCCATGCCACCGCCGACCTCTAAAGCACGCTCAGGTGACGCGTTCGCGGCTCTGCGTCATGCTGAACATGAACAAGCCGCGGCACCATTGTCACCAGATATGCTACCTTCTTTGGATCCATCCTTGGCAGAGCATGGTGAAGAAATATGGCGAGAAGCACAACAAGCTCCAAAGAACAACGGCATTTTGTACTTGAATGAAGATGGGTTCTTCACACAAACCAAGCCAGCGGACACGCACGACTCGGCTGAAAGCGATCAGGAGCCAAGTGACACAGAGACGCGCGTCAAACAATCTACTCGCAGACGGCCAGACTCTGCTTTTGTTTTCGGCGAGGCAGAAGAATCAGACGAGGAGAGCGAGAATGGGGAGCATGGAGGCTTGGCTGGTGTTTTCAGTGATAAGGAACAGGCATctgatgacgaagaagggTCGGAGGATGATGCCGACTTGTCGAGTTTGTTGGACGATGAGAGTGATCAGGATGAAGAGACTAAAGATCATGCCGTGCACCAAAAGTActtgcagcagcgccaagACGATGATGCGGCGATACAAGCGTTGCATGAACGCGCCACTAAGGGTCTgctccgccaccgacgccgtgGTCGTGGTGGTGATGAAGGCCTGGCtgacctgctcgacgaggatgcTGACGAAGACGAATTGCGTCGGCGTTTACAAGCTCCGCGTTTTGCAAAGaagcgccgctgcgtggAAGGCGACGGTATGGATGCTCTCGCTGCTCGGGATGATGCTCAGGCTTTTGTCAAGACGTACAATGAGACCCACACATCCATGGAGGATCAGAACAAGTACGAATTTCTTCATACGGCTGATGAAAGCTCCGAGGAAGAGCGTGTATCCGCCCATACAGTGCGTGCACAACTGCTCCGtgagcgtgagcagctgcgctcCCAAGGCGGATCGGCACCTTTAGAGGAGAACGAAACCGACAGTATTCCTCTCAAGTTGTCGTTTCGCCAGCCCAAGTCGGCCGCCATCGATCCCGTGGACTCGGAAGATGAAGGCCGTGTGCTCTTTCACTCTGGCAAAATCGACGAGGCATCCCTTACTCAGCCCATGCTGGAAAAACGCGCGCGTTTGTTGGAAGAGTACAGCCATGAGCCACAGTGGCAGCATACGCGAGGTGGACGCGGTCAACTCGACCGTCGAagacgcagcagctcatcgaAATACTCTAACTCTCAAAGTACGCCGCCATCTCATCACCTGTCAACGACATCGTCTGCACCATCCGTGCTTCAACACCATCTTCTTCGACGTGAAGCTCGTTTCCCATAG
- a CDS encoding phosphatidylinositol glycan, class P: MTPKPTHEILLYKHSNPTTEAYGFSLAMVASVVWVLWVLWAILPEWLLISLGIRWFPNRDWAYLLPAWSIMLFLFIYVGFVSWNVFQTPPMDALELVVDQHAVLYTRPLTEEGGHPLQQHTIRDITDMRGPLSDDVYDVSPGLISRARYLNR, from the exons ATGACGCCAAAGCCTACGCACGAGATATTGCTATATAAACACAGTAATCCGACAACGGAAGCTTATGGCTTTTCGCTCGCCATGGTAGCCTCAGTGGTATGGGTTCTATGGGTTTTGTGGGCTATACTGCCAGAGTGGCTGTTGATCAGCTTGGGTATTCGATGGTTCCCGAATCG TGACTGGGCTTATCTACTACCTGCATGGAGTATCATGTTATTTCTGTTTATTTATGTGGGTTTTGTCTCTTGGAACGTGTTTCAGACGCCACCTATGGATGCGTTGGAGCTCGTGGTCG ACCAGCATGCTGTGTTATATACACGTCCATTGACGGAAGAGGGGGGGCATCCTTTGCAGCAGCATACAATTCGAGACATCACGGATATGCGTGGGCCTCTGAGTGACGATGTGTATGATGTATCTCCGGGTCTCATATCGCGAGCCAGGTATCTAAATCGATAA
- a CDS encoding cell division control protein, with protein MTSPFLDRVNQHDKWYKADDCVFCDIIAGNTGAYVVAETDMYMAFLDILPIRAGHTLVIPKAHVSHISDMSEEQSAALMHGIVRVTRAMKKAFDATGLQVAANQEYAQVVNHVHFHIVPAISDSTSILSKWNKPPKVSIPGRRDELDEQEAVELQARLQRHMHGPKL; from the exons ATGACGTCACCATTCCTAGATCGTGTGAACCAACATGACAAGTGGTATAAAGCTGATGACTGTGTATTTTGTGATATAATAGCTGGGAATACAGGGGCCTACGTTGTTGCAGAGACAGATATGTACATGGCCTTCCTAGATATCCTGCCTATTCGAGCTG GTCATACTCTTGTCATACCCAAAGCACATGTCTCACACATATCAGATATGAGCGAAGAGCAATCAGCTGCTTTGATGCATGGCATTGTACGTGTCACGCGTGCTATGAAGAAAG CTTTTGATGCCACAGGTTTGCAAGTGGCTGCGAACCAAGAATACGCCCAAGTTGTGAACCAT GTCCATTTTCACATCGTGCCAGCCATCTCGGATTCAACCTCCATCCTTTCAAAATGGAACAAGCCACCCAAAGTCAGTATACCTGGTCGTCGAGATGAGTTGGACGAACAAGAAGCAGTTGAACTCCAGGCACGACTCCAGCGTCACATGCACGGTCCTAAACTATAG